A DNA window from Aspergillus nidulans FGSC A4 chromosome I contains the following coding sequences:
- the pldA gene encoding protein pldA (transcript_id=CADANIAT00007500): MSHFKEKIHDLEEHMKDSHISEKAHHLKHRVGKFFNIVNPNHRHDEEHEKETDRKRTAICESNRFGSFAPVRQGNKVKWYVDALDYLWAVSIALEQAKEVIYIEDWWLSPELFLRRPPLTAQEWRLDQVLKRKAEAGVKIYVIVYKEVNQALTCNSAHTKYALRALCPEGSPGHGNINLLRHPDHNIFENAADMTLYWAHHEKFIVIDYNVAFIGGIDLCFGRWDTHQHPLADVHPSNLRMEIFPGQEFNNNRIMDFQSVGEWQSNELSKAEYGRMPWHDVAMGVIGDCVYDIAEHFVLRWNFIKRDKYKRDPTVDWLLLEGRTGKDEDLVGVQRPKFPVGDYVQHPYKPLNTKPMGAQGSCTAQIVRSSADWSSGILVEHSIQNAYKDIINKAEHFVYIENQFFITATGDQQSPILNTIGRSIVDACVRAGKEGRKFRVIIVIPAIPGFAGDLRQNEATGTRAIMDYQYKSINRGEHSIFGQIAAQGVDPTNHIFVFNLRAYDRINKTPALEELEKEAGVTFNDIQRGVAETLTSESVHPSVGKEGDKNEINYGGAEKEREERIARLQKYEERNKAHEAHSTANNKDSVSHTTMLHGGKMSDEVWEGDPEAEKENFIQEELYVHGKVCIVDDRVAICGSANINDRSQLGYHDSELAIVVEDQDFIDSTMDGKPYKAARHAATLRRQLWREHLGLLPAQNYDASEHPNAQPPTICMNEILEGPENDFVTDPMNDNLWKTWTDQATVNTNIYRQLFRTDPDDNIRTFEEYDKYRAKDGYKLGHLYDPFIPVQEVREKLDKIKGHLVWMPLDFLKDAEMAEPGLQVNQYTESIYT, from the exons ATGTCCCATTTCAAGGAGAAGATTCATGACCTCGAAGAGCACATGAAAG ACAGCCATATCTCTGAAAAGGCGCATCATTTAAAGCACAGGGTCGGCaagttcttcaacattgTGAACCCGAACCACCGCCATGATGAAGAACACGAGAAGGAGACAGATCGGAAGAGAACTGCCATCTGCGAGTCAAACCGCTTTGGATCCTTTGCTCCGGTCCGCCAGGGAAACAAAGTCAAATGGTATGTTGACGCCCTCGACTATCTCTGGGCCGTTTCCATAGCTTTGGAGCAAGCGAAGGAGGTGATCTACATTGAAGACTGGTGGCTCTCGCCGGAACTGTTCCTCCGGAGGCCTCCTCTCACAGCCCAAGAGTGGCGGTTAGATCAAGTCCTCAAGCGCAAAGCTGAGGCTGGCGTGAAAATATATGTGATTGTGTACAAGGAG GTCAACCAAGCATTAACGTGTAATTCTGCTCATACAAAGTACGCTCTCAGGGCACTATGCCCAGAGGGTAGCCCTGGGCATGGCAACATCAATCTACTTCGCCATCCTGACCATAATATTTTTGAAAATGCCGCCGATATGACACTATACTGG GCCCATCACGAGAAATTCATTGTCATTGATTACAATGTGGCTTTTATTGGAGGCATTGACCTATGCTTCGGCAGATGGGACACTCACCAGCACCCGTTAGCTGACGTCCACCCATCGAACCTCAGGATGGAGATCTTTCCAGGGCAGGAGTTCAATAATAACAGGATAATGGACTTCCAGAGTGTAGGCGAATGGCAGTCTAATGAACTCAGCAAAGCCGAGTATGGTCGAATGCCTTGGCATGATGTTGCTATGGGCGTGATAGGCGATTGTGTCTACGACATTGCTGAGCACTTTGTCCTCCGATGGAATTTTATAAAGCGCGACAAGTATAAGCGGGATCCAACCGTTGACTGGCTATTGCTCGAGGGTCGCACGGGCAAGGATGAGGACCTCGTTGGCGTCCAGCGCCCAAAGTTTCCAGTTGGTGATTATGTGCAGCACCCCTACAAGCCATTGAACACCAAGCCTATGGGAGCGCAAGGATCTTGTACAGCACAGATTGTACGCAGCAGTGCTGATTGGAGCAGCGGCATCCTCGTTGAACACAGCATTCAGAACGCTTACAAGGACATTATCAATAAGGCCGAACATTTTGTTTACATTGAGAATCAGTTTTTCA TCACCGCTACTGGCGATCAACAAAGCCCTATTCTTAATACAATAGGGCGGTCCATAGTCGATGCTTGCGTTCGGGCGGgcaaagaaggaagaaagtTCCGAGTGATTATTGTCATACCGGCGATTCCTGGATTCGCCGGAGACCTTCGACAGAACGAGGCGACGGGAACAAGGGCTATCATGGACTACCAGTACAAGTCAATTAACCGGGGAGAACACTCCATCTTTGGTCAGATAGCGGCTCAGGGAGTTGATCCTACAA ATcatatcttcgtcttcaattTGCGAGCATATGATCGAATCAACAAGACTCCTGCGTTGGAAGAACtggagaaagaagcaggTGTAACGTTCAATGACATTCAGCGTGGAGTTGCAGAGACCCTCACGAGTGAGAGTGTTCACCCCTCCGTTGGCAAGGAAGGCGACAAGAATGAGATCAATTACGGAGGcgcagaaaaggagagagaagaaCGGATTGCCAGATTACAAAAGTACGAGGAACGGAATAAGGCTCACGAAGCACATTCTACTGCCAACAACAAGGATAGTGTCTCTCACACTACAATGCTCCACGGCGGGAAAATGTCTGATGAAGTGTGGGAGGGTGACCCtgaagcggagaaagagaactTTATACAGGAAGAACTCTATGTCCACGGCAAGGTCTGTATAGTCGACGATAGGGTGGCCATATGCGGCAGTGCCAACATCAACGATCGG TCGCAGCTCGGTTACCACGATAGCGAGCTCGCAATTGTTGTCGAAGACCAAGACTTTATCGATAGCACAATGGATGGAAAGCCATATAAGGCTGCACGCCATGCAGCAACCCTTCGAAGGCAGCTGTGGAGAGAACATCTCGGGCTCCTACCGGCACAAAACTACGATGCCTCTGAGCACCCCAACGCACAGCCGCCGACCATCTGCATGAATGAGATTCTCGAGGGCCCAGAAAACGACTTCGTCACGGACCCAATGAACGACAATCTTTGGAAGACGTGGACAGACCAGGCCACTGTTAACACTAACATCTACCGGCAGCTCTTCCGCACCGATCCCGACGACAATATTAGGACCTTTGAGGAGTATGACAAGTACCGCGCCAAAGATGGCTACAAATTAGGCCATTTGTACGATCCGTTCATACCAGTCCAGGAAGTCCGGGAGAAGCTCGATAAGATCAAGGGACACCTCGTTTGGATGCCATTGGATTTCCTGAAGGATGCTGAAATGGCGGAGCCTGGACTACAGGTGAATCAGTATACGGAA AGTATTTACACTTAA
- a CDS encoding DUF890 domain protein (transcript_id=CADANIAT00007501), with amino-acid sequence MARDFYKDGVDFASLALQSADFAKLSVQHIQLFSSILTNIDQQLTVSLLKRDFDLDVNIPETRLCPPVPNRLNYVLCVTGLDMCVPTPFVRKFLSPTSGTGCCSIYPILGVRTRPNWTFIATDIDDENIKSSTETVKANNLESRIRIVKTNADNDLISLNTLGVERLDFTMCNPPFYSSQDEMVASAKDKDRPPFSACTGAEIEMVTRGGEVSFVSRIVTESIALQDKVLWYTSMLGKLSSVSTLIERLIELGNTNYAVTEFVQGNKTRRWAIAWSWADRRPAVSVARGIKSPNYPKHLLPFPSEYTFALPGRSIDEISSAVNTELSSLHISWTWHSDLTTGIGFASTNVWSRQYRRAMKISSGVLDRNLDVDPHTAALGFRVQLAMESDTVRTGDETSTEKKEVRVLVRWLKGTDSVLFESFCGMLKRKLEGR; translated from the exons ATGGCACGCGATTTCTACAAAGACGGCGTGGATTTCGCATCACTCGCCCTTCAGTCGGCCGATTTCGCTAAGTTGTCGGTGCAACATATACAATTattcagcagcatcctgACTAACATAGACCA ACAATTGACTGTCAGTCTGCTCAAACGGGATTTTGATCTGGATGTCAACATCCCAGAGACTCGATTATGCCCTCCA GTTCCGAACAGGTTAAATTATGTCCTATG TGTGACAGGTCTTGACATGTGCGTTCCTACACCCTTTGTCAGAAAGTTTCTAAGTCCCACCAGTGGCACAGGATGCTGCAGTATATACCCTATATTAGGCGTACGAACGAGACCGAATTGGACTTTTATCGCAACTG ATATCGACGACGAGAACATCAAAAGTTCTACAGAGACTGTCAAGGCGAACAACCTTGAGTCACGCATCCGGATTGTGAAGACCAACGCAGATAATGATCTCATTTCTCTGAACACTCTAGGAGTGGAAAG ACTCGACTTCACAATGTGTAATCCACCATTCTACTCTTCCCAAGACGAAATGGTAGCCTCGGCAAAGGACAAGGATAGACCTCCATTTTCG GCATGCACCGGCGCAGAGATAGAAATGGTCACACGCGGCGGCGAAGTATCCTTCGTATCCCGCATAGTCACAGAGAGTATCGCTCTCCAAGATAAAGTCCTCTGGTACACATCCATGCTCGGGAAACTAAGCAGCGTCTCTACACTTATCGAAAGGCTTATCGAACTCGGTAACACAAACTACGCCGTAACAGAGTTTGTCCAAGGAAATAAGACCAGGAGATGGGCAATTGCTTGGTCATGGGCGGATCGTCGTCCAGCTGTG AGCGTCGCCCGCGGCATCAAAAGCCCAAATTACCCGAAAcacctcctccccttcccaTCGGAATACACCTTCGCCCTCCCGGGACGCTCTATCGACGAAATCAGCAGTGCAGTCAACACAGAGCTCTCGTCACTGCATATCAGCTGGACGTGGCATAGTGATCTTACTACGGGAATCGGCTTCGCGTCCACAAACGTCTGGTCTCGCCAATACAGGAGGGCGATGAAGATATCCTCCGGTGTCTTAGACCGGAATCTGGACGTTGACCCTCATACGGCGGCGCTGGGGTTTAGGGTTCAGTTGGCTATGGAGTCAGACACGGTTAGAACTGGAGATGAAACGAGtactgagaagaaggaagttAGGGTTCTCGTTAGGTGGCTTAAAGGGACTGACTCGGTGCTGTTTGAGAGTTTCTGTGGcatgttgaagaggaaactGGAGGGGCGGTAG
- a CDS encoding bifunctional precorrin-2 dehydrogenase/sirohydrochlorin ferrochelatase MET8 (transcript_id=CADANIAT00007498) gives MASKFPEVQGGGSLIVAWQVKEKNILVVGGGEVAAGRILHALNADAKVTVVCPASGLNDEVAYRVLEGQVTHIDRNFEPSDLDGADMVLCAIDDPEASTKIWKLCKEKRIPANIADVPSECDFYFGSVHRDGPLQVMVSTNGNGPKLASMVRKKIADTLPTNMGAAIENVGKLRQKLREVAPSPQEGRKRMKWMSAICESWRLEDLVHMTEEDMETLLTHYQHGGIPTLGEIRSSLPPPSTD, from the exons ATGGCGTCGAAATTTCCAGAAGTCCAGGGAGGGGGCTCATTAATTGTTGCATGGCaagtaaaagaaaaaaatattCTAGTAGTAGGTGGTGGTGAA GTAGCTGCTGGACGTATCCTTCATGCTCTTAATGCAGACGCCAAAGTCACTGTCGTATGTCCGGCATCAGGATTAAACGACGAGGTGGCCTACCGTGTGCTGGAAGGCCAAGTCACACATATTGACCGGAACTTCGAGCCCTCCGATCTGGATGGCGCCGACATGGTACTCTGTGCCATTGACGATCCTGAAGCTTCAACAAAAATCTGGAAACTCTGCAAGGAGAAGCGGATACCAGCTAACATAGCCGATGTCCCTTCTGAGTGTGACTTTTACTTTGGCAGCGTTCACCGGGATGGGCCGTTGCAGGTTATGGTCAGTACGAACGGGAACGGACCGAAGCTTGCAAGTATGGTTCGAAAGAAGATCGCAGACACCCTTCCCACCAACATGGGGGCCGCAATCGAGAATGTTGGAAAGCTGAGACAAAAGTTGCGGGAGGTGGCGCCAAGTCCCCAGGAAGGTCGTAAACGTATGAAATG GATGTCCGCCATTTGCGAATCATGGCGACTGGAAGATCTGGTTCATATGactgaggaggatatggaaacTCTATTGACACATTACCAGCACGGCGGGATTCCTACTCTTGGTGAAATTCGATCCAGCCTTCCGCCGCCGTCGACTGATTGA
- a CDS encoding ribose phosphate diphosphokinase subunit PRS1 (transcript_id=CADANIAT00007499) — MRGVQIFSGNSHPLLTETVCERLGTSPAKVELGKFSNGETNVNVGVSVRNQDVYIIQSGSEKINDSVMELLIMISACKGGSAKSITAVMPYFPYSRQSKKKSHRGSITARMLANLLTVAGVDHVITLDLHASQMQGFFSKPVDNLFAEPFIARWIRNNVPGWKEAVVVSKNAGGTKRVTSLADTLKLNFGIVTTDRRRQKPGPTLADSTVFFEALDQETTPLPKEQDPFIARTHIENPDALQSRESQADLNELDSLRPETPSGARRPSELEAVNEYTDVRVRDVITGRLVQGHLVDDDYPPSGPTSMAVSGDATPGQLPSQESEAIPDSMVDSVVSTTSSMPGDHALGGSFDAADSSDEEEGSTKRNVEQEKTITLVGDVRDRTVFLVDDMIDKSGSWIAAAETVVKRGGAKKVYCIATHGLFGDSSLEQLEACESINYIVVTNTFPISPQVARKSRKLIIIDISSLLSESIRRHHYGESVSALFHLND, encoded by the exons ATGAGGGGTGTTCAGATATTCTCAGGCAACTCGCATCCGCTTCTCACCGAGACGGTCTGCGAGAGGCTCGGTACTTCACCGGCCAAAGTAGAACTTGGGAAATTTAGCAATGGCGAGACAAACGTGAACGTTGGTGTTTCGGTGCGAAACCAAGATGTTTACATCATCCAGAGCGGCAGCGAGAAGATCAATGACAGTGTTATGGAGCTTCTAATCATGATCTCAGCCTGCAAAGGAGGCTCTGCAAAGTCTATCACAG CGGTTATGCC GTACTTCCCATATTCCCGCCAATCCAAAAAGAAGAGCCATCGTGGATCTATCACCGCACGTATGCTTGCAAATCTCCTCACAGTTGCTGGGGTTGACCATGTGATCACCTTGGATCTCCAT GCATCCCAAATGCAGGGATTTTTCTCCAAGCCCGTCGACAACCTATTCGCCGAGCCTTTCATTGCACGCTGGATTCGGAACAATGTTCCCGGGTGGAAAGAAGCTGTCGTCGTTAGCAAGAACGCTGGAGGGACGAAACGAGTAACGTCGCTGGCAGACACGCTCAAGCTCAACTTTGGCATAGTCACAACAGACAGGCGCCGCCAAAAGCCAGGACCAACTCTGGCCGATAGTACAGTATTCTTCGAGGCTTTGGACCAGGAAACAACACCGCTGCCTAAAGAGCAAGATCCGTTCATTGCGCGGACACACATTGAAAACCCCGACGCTCTACAATCAAGGGAATCGCAGGCGGATCTCAATGAGCTTGACTCGTTGCGTCCTGAGACCCCGTCGGGCGCCCGGCGGCCTTCGGAGTTGGAGGCTGTAAATGAATACACAGATGTCAGGGTGCGAGATGTGATCACCGGGCGGCTCGTACAAGGTCACCTCGTCGATGATGACTATCCGCCATCTGGTCCTACATCTATGGCTGTATCCGGCGATGCAACCCCTGGGCAACTGCCCAGCCAAGAGAGTGAAGCCATCCCAGATTCAATGGTAGACTCAGTCGTCTCGACCACATCCTCAATGCCTGGTGACCACGCTTTAGGCGGATCATTCGATGCTGCCGACTCttctgatgaagaagaaggaagcacCAAACGAAATGTTGAACAAGAGAAGACTATCACTCTGGTTGGAGACGTCCGAGATAGAACTGTCTTCCTTGTCGACGACATGATAGACAAATCTGGATCATGGATCGCGGCGGCAGAGACCGTGGTGAAGCGCGGCGGGGCCAAGAAGGTTTACTGCATTGCCACCCACGGGCTTTTTGGGGACTCATCCCTTGAACAATTGGAGGCTTGCGAGTCTATTAACTACATTGTCGTCACTAATACTTTCCCCATATCACCGCAAGTGGCGAGGAAATCCAGGAAATTGATCATCATTGACATCTCAAGCCTCCTCTCAGAGAGCATAAGACGCCATCATTATGGCGAAAG TGTTTCGGCGTTGTTCCATCTTAATGACTGA
- a CDS encoding tetratricopeptide repeat-containing protein EMW1 (transcript_id=CADANIAT00007502), whose translation MAQFSSTNFPEFLNTLFSEPSLNEQCDPINLEDGQIAPLLELPLAKAIFGHNSDDLSLERVTRGEISYTQFVSEKTKAVVSTPINGLSAAQQKSQLLHIGLAALFAFLQSNVTGPPLQFKSADVIIPEALRSNPDTLRALRDKIIRDLSVDGEAAYKLTPCVELFAAAKAILVDADVLVEGGPLVARTTRMRVNFLHQKMLSEITSTLQDVIYKDLDVISETLLNHMTSGAEKGKFLLERATVHVHHGFDAKARADLERAAAERKFEFALTGRLGKRTKFQQRDISQLVILAKSAEDPSNTDGVETSERTKDNAAAPTNLDLNDDTLLEAISFTKPDEQKSQGKAVTVQEESSLPPALASLDPGEQPMLDPVDSAILLCFAAAITNTRPEDGLTREETAPYATRVLDGGSSNWQIYTQALLLRSRIEGYRSRTVERSVLQLQALVDQVLADTATSDTQTTEAQQEPTTFLPRPQKEESASAADRLKYIWLLSFATRWDLESELANRWVNLGGLRTALDIYERLQMWAEVALCYAATDKEDKARVTVRRQLYAPTGNPDDENEQFEGPELSPLPPDAPRLFCILGDIQSDPTLYDRAWDVSNQRYARAQRSLARHFLTLKPPALEKAAEAYTKSLNINRLNHGAWFALGCVQLELQRWDEAVESFTRTVQLEDNDAEAWSNLAAAMLRTSKPSELDDSTDQLAEASEPADDEEDSETQPAKPARDPYKRKREAIVALHRAAQLKNTDSRIWDNLLTVAASIPPPLTPYRDVITAQRKVIELLGPKKGEKAVDIPILGMLVDHLVTDYNYEDLLIDVNPDPGNTSNGDGDVSGRKCRTKKVVRSGTIPGSILSLIESSVVPLITHSAPLWLLIATVERFRNRPSKALEAHEKAWRATVASASQGAFQMGDEKRWMEIVSATERLVRSGYAKYGPLDKEDEDGEETKEVGEEKELVAKDWRFKAKSAVRGIMGKGKEYWEDTEGWGRLKELQGEVSGGR comes from the coding sequence ATGGCCCAGTTCTCGAGCACAAACTTTCCCGAATTCCTGAACACACTGTTCAGCGAGCCGTCGCTTAACGAGCAATGTGACCCGATAAACCTTGAAGATGGCCAGATAGCGCCGTTACTCGAGCTGCCGTTGGCAAAGGCAATCTTCGGCCACAACTCGGACGACTTGTCTCTCGAGCGCGTAACCCGAGGCGAGATTTCATATACCCAATTTGTGTcggagaagacgaaagcAGTCGTGTCTACGCCGATCAATGGATTGAGTGCTGCGCAACAGAAGTCCCAGCTGTTGCATATTGGTCTGGCTGCACTATTTGCGTTCCTTCAGTCTAACGTCACTGGTCCTCCGCTGCAATTCAAGTCCGCGGATGTTATCATACCTGAGGCCTTACGCTCGAATCCCGATACTTTGCGCGCGCTCCGTGACAAGATAATCCGGGATCTCTCTGTGGATGGAGAGGCAGCATATAAGCTTACCCCTTGTGTGGAGCTCTTTGCTGCGGCCAAGGCTATTTTGGTTGATGCTGATGTACTTGTCGAGGGTGGCCCGTTAGTGGCTCGGACTACACGGATGCGCGTCAATTTCCTCCACCAGAAAATGCTATCAGAAATCACCAGCACGCTGCAGGATGTTATCTATAAGGATCTGGATGTGATCAGTGAGACACTGCTTAATCATATGACCTCTGGCGCGGAAAAGGGCAAATTCCTGCTGGAACGTGCTACCGTTCATGTCCACCACGGCTTCGACGCTAAGGCTAGAGCGGACCTTGAACGGGCTGCTGCGGAGCGGAAGTTCGAGTTTGCTTTGACTGGTAGATTGGGAAAGCGAACCAAGTTTCAACAAAGAGACATCAGTCAGCTTGTCATCTTAGCGAAGAGTGCTGAAGATCCAAGCAATACCGATGGGGTTGAAACCTCGGAAAGGACCAAAGACAATGCAGCTGCACCGACAAATCTGGATCTCAACGATGATACCCTTCTGGAGGCAATTTCCTTCACTAAACCAGATGAGCAAAAGTCACAAGGAAAGGCTGTGACTGTACAGGAGGAatcttctcttccgcccGCATTAGCCTCTCTTGACCCGGGAGAGCAACCAATGCTTGACCCCGTGGACTCTGCTATCCTTCTTTGTTTCGCAGCAGCGATCACTAACACCCGGCCTGAGGACGGACTGACCCGAGAAGAAACCGCTCCTTATGCTACTCGTGTTCTTGACGGTGGCAGCTCGAACTGGCAAATCTACACTCAAGCTTTGCTACTACGGAGCCGAATTGAAGGGTACAGATCCAGGACTGTTGAAAGATCTGTCCTTCAGTTGCAAGCTCTTGTCGACCAGGTGCTTGCGGATACCGCTACCTCAGATACCCAGACAACAGAAGCCCAACAAGAGCCAACAACTTTTCTCCCAAGGCCCCAGAAAGAAGAGTCGGCGTCAGCTGCAGACCGTCTCAAGTACATCTGGCTCCTGAGCTTTGCCACCCGTTGGGATCTTGAGTCTGAGCTGGCCAACCGCTGGGTCAACCTGGGAGGGCTTCGAACCGCCCTAGACATATACGAGCGCCTGCAAATGTGGGCTGAAGTTGCGCTCTGTTACGCCGCCACCGATAAGGAAGACAAAGCCCGAGTCACTGTCCGCAGACAGCTTTACGCACCCACCGGAAACCCCGACGACGAGAACGAGCAATTCGAAGGGCCGGaactttcccctcttccacccgaCGCCCCCcgcctcttctgcatctTAGGTGACATTCAAAGCGATCCAACTTTGTATGACCGCGCCTGGGATGTCTCGAACCAGCGGTATGCGCGCGCCCAGCGGTCTCTCGCCCGTCATTTCCTGACCCTCAAACCGCCGGCCCTCGAAAAAGCTGCCGAAGCCTATACGAAGAGCTTAAACATTAACCGACTCAACCACGGCGCCTGGTTTGCCCTCGGCTGCGTGCAACTCGAGCTCCAGCGGTGGGATGAAGCAGTTGAATCTTTTACCCGCACAGTCCAACTCGAAGATAATGACGCCGAGGCATGGAGTAACCTCGCAGCCGCAATGCTGCGCACTTCCAAACCGTCTGAGTTGGACGATTCTACAGACCAACTGGCGGAAGCGAGCGAAcccgccgacgacgaagaagactccGAAACTCAACCGGCCAAACCCGCACGAGACCCGTACAAGCGCAAACGCGAAGCCATCGTCGCGCTCCACCGCGCCGCACAGCTAAAAAATACAGACTCTCGTATCTGGGACAATCTGCTCACAGTCGCCGCATCCATTCCACCCCCTCTAACACCCTACCGCGACGTCATTACCGCCCAACGCAAAGTCATCGAGCTGTTGGGTCCTAAGAAAGGTGAAAAGGCAGTCGATATCCCTATCCTGGGAATGCTAGTTGACCACCTAGTTACGGATTACAACTATGAGGATCTCCTTATCGACGTTAACCCGGACCCCGGAAACACGTCAAACGGTGACGGAGATGTAAGCGGGAGGAAATGCAGAACGAAGAAAGTCGTCCGCAGCGGCACAATCCCCGGCTCCATTCTTTCTTTAATCGAATCTTCAGTCGTCCCTCTAATCACGCACTCTGCGCCCCTCTGGCTCCTCATCGCCACGGTCGAGCGCTTCCGCAACAGACCCTCGAAAGCCCTCGAAGCGCACGAGAAAGCCTGGCGCGCGACCGTCGCTTCTGCTAGCCAGGGTGCGTTCCAAATGGGCGATGAGAAGCGGTGGATGGAGATTGTGAGCGCGACTGAACGGCTAGTGAGGAGTGGGTATGCGAAGTATGGACCACTTGAtaaggaggatgaagacggtgAAGAAACGAAAGAGGTTggtgaagaaaaggagcttGTTGCGAAAGATTGGAGGTTCAAGGCGAAGAGTGCCGTTAGAGGAATCAtggggaagggaaaggagTATTGGGAGGATACGGAGGGATGGGGAAGGCTGAAGGAGTTGCAGGGCGAGGTTTCGGGGGGTAGGTAA